The following are encoded in a window of Thermoanaerobacter ethanolicus JW 200 genomic DNA:
- a CDS encoding transposase, whose amino-acid sequence MKIKAKQLSLSDIYDDVQSFFEEDKPKFIKLFESFVDLSELIPSSFYAHYYSHFGRHRDFSLESMLTALIIQKILSIPTVQLLAHVLKLSKELRELCGFKRVPHPSQFSRFKSIFLKDLENFFNNLVNLTEPICQAINPSLSNILIADTTGFQPYVRENNPKFFDSLYRNIKKFSKSNPDFDAHSYACSKMPKFAHSNPDAKFSYINGHYCYSIKATILTNGLGIIQHISFYDDDSLDVNTAKSAAESKDLYDSKTLIPSLKEFFNLHPNFSYRYFLGDAGFDSFDNYKYLLSEHGIIPIIPINPRNSKNLPQPTFNSDGIPTCPSDPSLKMSYDGIVREKGRTTRIKWLCPMSKKVRLNGKTTYILQCDNPCTSSKCGRIFYTTLDIDFRKNTVVPRNSKKWSKLYEKRHIIEKSISLLKSSIAVDSFKLINTRSIKADVFLGAITQHIGLIITAKLGTFEHPLSLKKLLA is encoded by the coding sequence ATGAAAATCAAAGCTAAACAACTTTCTCTCTCAGATATTTACGATGATGTTCAATCCTTCTTTGAAGAAGATAAGCCCAAATTTATTAAACTCTTTGAATCTTTTGTTGATTTATCTGAACTTATTCCATCTTCTTTTTATGCCCACTATTATTCCCACTTTGGACGTCATAGAGATTTTTCTCTTGAATCTATGCTCACTGCTTTGATTATCCAAAAAATTCTCTCTATCCCTACTGTTCAACTCCTTGCACATGTTCTTAAGCTATCTAAAGAACTAAGAGAGCTTTGTGGCTTTAAAAGAGTCCCTCATCCTTCTCAATTCTCTAGATTTAAATCCATTTTCCTCAAAGATTTGGAGAATTTCTTCAATAATCTTGTTAATTTAACTGAGCCTATTTGTCAGGCTATTAATCCTTCACTTTCTAATATCCTCATCGCTGATACTACTGGCTTTCAACCTTATGTCAGAGAAAATAATCCTAAGTTCTTTGATTCCCTTTATAGAAATATTAAAAAGTTCTCTAAATCTAATCCTGATTTTGATGCCCACTCTTATGCTTGTTCTAAAATGCCTAAGTTCGCTCACTCTAATCCTGATGCTAAATTCTCTTATATTAATGGCCATTATTGTTACTCTATCAAAGCTACCATCCTCACTAATGGCTTAGGCATTATTCAGCATATTAGTTTCTATGACGATGATTCTTTAGATGTCAATACTGCTAAATCTGCTGCCGAGTCTAAAGATTTATATGATTCTAAAACTTTAATCCCTTCTCTTAAGGAATTCTTTAATTTACATCCTAATTTCTCTTATAGATACTTCTTAGGTGACGCCGGGTTTGATTCTTTTGATAATTACAAATACTTGCTCTCAGAGCATGGCATAATCCCTATTATCCCTATTAACCCTCGAAATTCTAAAAACTTACCTCAACCTACTTTTAACTCTGATGGTATCCCTACCTGCCCCAGTGACCCTTCTCTTAAAATGTCCTATGATGGCATCGTTCGGGAAAAAGGTAGAACTACCAGAATTAAATGGCTTTGCCCTATGTCCAAAAAAGTTAGACTAAACGGTAAAACTACTTATATCCTTCAATGTGATAACCCCTGTACCTCTTCTAAATGCGGCAGAATATTCTATACTACCCTTGATATTGATTTTAGAAAAAACACTGTTGTCCCTCGTAACTCTAAAAAGTGGTCCAAACTTTATGAAAAACGCCATATTATTGAAAAATCTATTTCCCTTTTAAAAAGTTCTATCGCTGTTGATAGCTTTAAACTCATAAATACCAGGTCAATCAAAGCTGATGTTTTTCTTGGGGCTATCACTCAACATATTGGTTTAATTATTACTGCAAAACTTGGTACTTTTGAACATCCTTTATCTTTGAAAAAACTTTTGGCTTGA
- a CDS encoding HD-GYP domain-containing protein gives MEVYNYSEYYLIKHLMTSLKHYHYITYLHSIRVAKLTYLVSKKLGLPKEEQIYNCKGGLLHDIGKVLVPVAILDKPGSLTELEYEFVKIHPSYGAEMLKIFPSLKDLIPGVLYHHERLDGSGYPFGVSIIPLNAQIIGICDSFDAMTTKRPYNEKRLKSIHEAIFELKTQPQKYNYKIVEALEEVLWDKKGDQQHFISI, from the coding sequence GTGGAAGTATACAATTACAGCGAGTATTATCTTATAAAGCATTTAATGACGAGTTTGAAACATTATCATTATATAACTTATTTACACAGTATAAGAGTTGCGAAACTTACTTATTTAGTTTCTAAAAAATTGGGATTACCCAAAGAGGAGCAAATTTATAACTGTAAGGGGGGATTATTACACGATATTGGCAAGGTATTAGTACCTGTCGCCATTCTTGACAAGCCAGGTTCGCTTACAGAGTTAGAATACGAATTTGTGAAGATACATCCGAGTTATGGCGCGGAGATGTTAAAAATTTTTCCTTCTTTGAAGGATTTAATTCCAGGGGTACTTTACCATCATGAAAGGCTAGATGGTTCTGGCTATCCTTTTGGTGTCAGTATTATTCCTTTAAATGCTCAAATAATAGGAATTTGTGATTCTTTTGATGCAATGACTACAAAAAGGCCTTATAATGAAAAGAGGTTAAAAAGTATACACGAGGCAATATTTGAATTAAAAACCCAACCACAAAAATATAATTACAAAATCGTAGAAGCATTAGAAGAAGTGTTGTGGGATAAAAAGGGGGATCAACAACACTTTATTTCTATATAA
- a CDS encoding cyclodeaminase/cyclohydrolase family protein: MLIDDSLKEYIEKVASKSPTPGGGSVSAVSASLGIALSSMVYNLTIGRKFYEEYTDDIKEEIQQGLSICNRLLAEYVKLIDEDTVAYDEVMKVLKMPKDTEENRKIRNEALQKAYINAMNVPLKLARLCGEAFTPTMLIAEYGNPNAISDAAVGAILLYAAIEGAVLNVKVNLPYIKDKELAEKARIECDEILNKYKEVRDEVVNKVLNKISG, translated from the coding sequence ATGCTAATTGATGATTCATTAAAGGAGTATATTGAAAAAGTGGCCTCAAAATCACCAACACCGGGAGGAGGAAGTGTATCGGCGGTATCAGCAAGCCTTGGGATTGCCCTTTCTTCTATGGTTTACAATCTTACAATAGGGCGAAAATTTTATGAGGAATATACTGATGATATTAAAGAAGAGATTCAACAAGGGCTTAGTATATGTAATCGACTTCTTGCAGAATATGTAAAGCTTATTGATGAAGACACTGTAGCTTATGACGAAGTGATGAAAGTCCTTAAAATGCCAAAAGATACTGAAGAAAATAGAAAAATAAGGAACGAAGCGCTTCAAAAAGCTTATATTAACGCTATGAATGTTCCTCTAAAACTTGCGAGATTATGTGGAGAGGCATTTACCCCGACGATGTTGATTGCGGAATACGGGAATCCTAATGCCATATCTGATGCGGCAGTTGGGGCTATTCTACTATATGCAGCTATAGAAGGAGCTGTTTTAAATGTAAAAGTGAATTTGCCTTATATTAAGGATAAAGAACTGGCAGAAAAAGCGCGGATAGAATGCGATGAAATTTTAAATAAATACAAGGAAGTAAGAGATGAAGTTGTAAATAAAGTATTAAATAAAATTTCAGGGTAA
- a CDS encoding BMP family lipoprotein, whose product MKRWRVVLASLLIVVLSVSVLLSGCSSKTKQESTQPQTTTQESKNKDFKVGLVTDVGGINDHSFNQMAYEGLQRAAKELGVTVNVIQSKKMEDYVPNLTNFAQQGYNLIIAVGFMMHDAVEEVSQKFPDTKFLIIDSEVTDRPNVSSAMFKTEQVGYLVGAMAGLMEKEKVGKVKGTNTIGVVGGMQIPPVDSFIAGYQQGAKAVNPDIKIIINYTNNFNDPAAGKQMALTEISQGAEIIFQVAGGTGDGVIKAAQEKNVYAIGVDADQSYLAPDHVLTSAVKRVDVATYDVIKDTLNGNFKSGIVYFDLKNEGVGIGKVNKDVPQSIIDKVNQLAQDIKDGKITVSDKVSK is encoded by the coding sequence ATGAAAAGGTGGCGTGTTGTTTTAGCATCCTTGTTAATTGTAGTGTTATCAGTTTCAGTGCTTTTGTCAGGATGCTCTTCAAAGACAAAGCAAGAAAGTACACAACCCCAAACTACTACACAAGAATCTAAAAACAAAGATTTTAAAGTAGGTCTTGTAACAGATGTGGGTGGCATCAATGACCACAGCTTTAACCAAATGGCTTATGAAGGCTTGCAAAGAGCTGCTAAAGAATTAGGTGTTACAGTTAACGTAATACAATCAAAGAAAATGGAAGACTATGTACCAAACTTAACAAATTTTGCACAACAAGGGTACAACTTGATAATTGCAGTAGGTTTTATGATGCATGATGCTGTTGAAGAAGTATCACAAAAATTCCCAGACACGAAATTTCTTATAATTGACTCAGAAGTGACAGACAGACCTAATGTTTCATCAGCTATGTTCAAGACAGAGCAAGTCGGTTATCTTGTAGGTGCTATGGCTGGATTAATGGAGAAAGAAAAAGTCGGTAAAGTAAAAGGTACAAACACCATAGGTGTGGTTGGAGGAATGCAAATACCACCAGTTGATAGCTTTATTGCAGGTTATCAACAAGGTGCAAAAGCTGTAAATCCTGACATAAAAATTATTATCAATTATACAAATAATTTCAATGACCCTGCGGCAGGTAAGCAAATGGCTTTGACAGAGATAAGCCAGGGTGCAGAAATAATCTTCCAAGTTGCTGGTGGTACTGGTGACGGAGTAATAAAAGCGGCACAAGAGAAAAACGTATATGCTATTGGTGTTGACGCAGACCAAAGCTATTTAGCTCCTGATCATGTTTTGACATCAGCAGTAAAAAGAGTTGATGTTGCAACATATGATGTTATAAAGGATACTTTAAATGGTAACTTCAAGAGTGGTATTGTATACTTTGATTTGAAAAACGAGGGTGTAGGAATAGGTAAAGTGAATAAAGATGTTCCACAATCTATCATAGATAAAGTTAATCAATTAGCACAGGATATAAAAGACGGTAAGATAACAGTATCTGATAAAGTTTCAAAATAA
- a CDS encoding methyl-accepting chemotaxis protein, giving the protein MKSIRTKLLVFILLFILIPLVITGYFSTNIAESVLKTKINDSNQAALSVLNKYINSIKQDTESMIEMLAESNAIMNYDGSSALDEAVLKKLEEVKKSMPDAMNVYFATPDKKMILYPPQKLENYDPTERPWYKDAEKAGGNIVWTDPYEDFNTKAPEITVTKAITGSSGKLVGILGIDISLEQLSKNISSVKLGKTGYIYLVTKDGTVITHPDTTKLFTSIKKYDFGEKLLSLNNATIQYSSNNVYKFASVRNLDSFGWKAVVTMENSELTKDVTKIRDFVITVSIIVLLIGFLIAYFFANSISSGIKKVVTAMSAAAKGDITVKANVKAKDEVGILANSFNTMVEGIRRLVFDIKSVSESVNHSAENMAVASEQAAQATQDVAKAIEEIAQGASSQAREAEESANATVLLGQLIDQSLKNADEINQEVENVSMVSNEGLVTIDDLIEKTKLTIEANNNVKESTNYLLEKSAEISKIVETITSIADQTNLLSLNAAIEAARAGEAGRGFAVVADEVRKLAEQSSQAARNIANLISEIQSTINDTYKTVEDSTKSIEEQSNVVNTTKDVFEGILHAVNFIVEKIDNLNKSLKEIEEHKNKIVDSIQNIAAVSEESAASAEEVSATSQEQSAIVEEMASTANELKNYANTLMEAIKQFKVE; this is encoded by the coding sequence ATGAAAAGCATTAGAACAAAACTTTTGGTGTTTATACTCTTGTTTATTTTAATTCCCCTTGTCATAACAGGATATTTTTCTACAAATATTGCAGAGAGTGTTCTTAAAACCAAGATAAACGATTCTAATCAAGCAGCTTTATCGGTTTTAAATAAGTACATAAATTCTATTAAACAAGACACAGAATCAATGATTGAAATGTTAGCTGAATCAAATGCTATAATGAATTATGATGGAAGCAGTGCTTTAGATGAAGCAGTACTTAAAAAATTAGAAGAAGTAAAAAAATCTATGCCAGACGCTATGAATGTGTATTTTGCGACACCTGATAAAAAGATGATTTTGTACCCACCTCAAAAACTAGAAAATTATGATCCAACAGAAAGGCCGTGGTATAAAGATGCTGAAAAAGCCGGAGGTAATATTGTCTGGACAGATCCTTATGAAGATTTCAATACTAAGGCGCCAGAAATCACTGTTACTAAAGCCATTACGGGTTCCAGTGGTAAGTTAGTAGGCATATTAGGAATTGATATAAGTTTAGAACAACTTTCTAAAAATATATCTAGTGTTAAACTTGGAAAGACAGGGTACATATACCTAGTTACAAAAGATGGTACTGTTATTACTCATCCGGATACTACTAAGTTGTTTACTTCTATAAAAAAATATGACTTTGGGGAAAAATTGTTAAGTCTTAATAATGCTACTATACAGTACAGTTCAAACAATGTGTACAAGTTTGCCAGTGTGAGAAATCTTGACAGCTTTGGGTGGAAAGCAGTAGTTACAATGGAAAATAGCGAATTAACAAAAGATGTGACGAAAATACGAGATTTTGTAATCACTGTAAGTATAATAGTATTACTCATAGGATTTTTAATAGCATACTTCTTTGCAAATTCTATATCCTCAGGAATCAAAAAAGTGGTAACTGCTATGTCTGCAGCAGCTAAAGGGGATATTACGGTTAAAGCTAATGTAAAAGCAAAAGATGAAGTGGGAATATTGGCAAACAGTTTTAATACCATGGTGGAAGGAATAAGAAGACTTGTCTTTGACATAAAAAGCGTATCAGAGTCTGTAAATCACTCAGCGGAAAACATGGCTGTAGCTTCTGAACAAGCAGCACAAGCCACACAAGACGTTGCAAAAGCCATTGAAGAAATCGCACAAGGAGCTTCTAGCCAAGCAAGAGAAGCAGAGGAGAGCGCTAATGCCACTGTATTACTTGGGCAATTGATAGACCAATCCCTTAAAAACGCTGATGAGATAAACCAAGAAGTAGAGAATGTCAGCATGGTATCCAATGAAGGACTTGTCACTATAGATGACTTAATAGAAAAGACAAAACTGACAATAGAAGCGAATAACAATGTAAAAGAATCTACAAACTATCTTCTTGAAAAATCTGCAGAGATAAGCAAAATTGTAGAGACGATAACAAGCATAGCAGACCAGACAAATCTTTTATCACTAAACGCCGCGATAGAAGCAGCAAGAGCAGGAGAGGCAGGAAGAGGTTTTGCCGTTGTAGCAGACGAAGTGAGGAAATTGGCAGAGCAGTCCTCACAGGCAGCGAGAAATATAGCTAACTTAATATCTGAGATACAAAGCACGATTAACGATACTTACAAGACAGTAGAAGACTCAACAAAATCAATAGAAGAGCAAAGCAATGTAGTCAATACCACAAAAGATGTATTTGAAGGAATACTTCATGCAGTGAATTTCATAGTAGAGAAGATTGACAATCTAAACAAATCATTAAAGGAGATAGAGGAGCATAAAAACAAGATAGTAGATTCAATACAGAACATAGCGGCTGTATCAGAAGAGTCAGCGGCATCAGCGGAAGAAGTATCCGCAACATCACAAGAACAGTCGGCAATTGTGGAAGAGATGGCATCAACAGCAAATGAACTTAAGAATTATGCCAATACGCTTATGGAAGCAATTAAGCAGTTTAAAGTAGAGTAA
- the ftcD gene encoding glutamate formimidoyltransferase — MDQIIECVPNFSEGRDQEKIAQLVKEVVSTEGVKLLDYSSDKDHNRTVITFCGDAKGVKEAAFKLIKKASEIIDMRYHKGEHPRIGATDVVPFIPVKNATMEECIQIAREVGEKVGRELSIPVYLYEEAATTPERKNLENIRRGEYEGFFEKIKQPEWKPDFGPQEMNPKSGATVIGARNFLIAYNVNLATDNINIANKIAKAIRFSNGGYRYVKAMGVELKERGIVQVSMNLTDFNKTPIYRVFETIKAEASRYGVNVIGSEIIGLVPAKALFDVADYYLRIENFSENMVLENRIYE; from the coding sequence ATGGATCAGATAATTGAATGTGTACCTAATTTTAGTGAAGGAAGAGACCAAGAAAAAATAGCACAGCTTGTCAAAGAAGTTGTGTCGACGGAAGGAGTAAAGCTTTTGGATTACTCTTCCGATAAAGACCACAACAGGACAGTTATAACCTTTTGTGGAGATGCAAAGGGAGTAAAAGAAGCGGCTTTTAAGCTCATTAAAAAAGCTTCAGAGATAATTGATATGAGGTACCATAAAGGGGAGCATCCGAGGATTGGGGCAACAGATGTAGTACCCTTTATACCTGTGAAAAATGCTACAATGGAAGAATGTATCCAAATTGCAAGAGAAGTAGGAGAAAAGGTTGGAAGAGAGCTTAGTATACCTGTGTATTTATATGAAGAAGCTGCTACAACTCCTGAAAGAAAAAATTTAGAGAATATAAGGCGGGGAGAATATGAAGGTTTTTTTGAAAAGATAAAACAGCCGGAATGGAAGCCAGACTTTGGTCCGCAGGAGATGAACCCCAAAAGCGGTGCGACAGTGATTGGCGCAAGAAATTTTCTCATTGCCTACAATGTCAATCTTGCTACAGACAATATTAATATAGCTAACAAAATTGCTAAAGCTATCCGATTTTCAAACGGCGGTTACCGGTATGTAAAGGCGATGGGGGTGGAATTAAAAGAAAGAGGAATTGTGCAGGTGTCGATGAACCTTACTGATTTTAATAAAACACCTATTTACAGAGTTTTTGAAACAATTAAAGCAGAAGCTAGTAGGTATGGGGTAAATGTTATAGGCAGTGAAATAATAGGGCTTGTGCCAGCAAAGGCTTTGTTTGATGTGGCAGATTATTATTTAAGAATAGAGAACTTTTCTGAAAATATGGTTTTAGAAAACAGAATATACGAATGA
- the hutU gene encoding urocanate hydratase — protein sequence MSRVIRAPRGTTLHCKNWQIEAPYRTLMNNLDPEVAEDPANLIVYGGAGKAARNWEAFDKIIESLENLEEDETLLIQSGKPVGIFKTHTMAPRVLISNAMLVPAWANWENFWDLEAKGLTMYGQMTAGSWIYIGTQGIIEGTFETFAALAKKHFDGTLKGKFVLTAGLGGMSGAQPLAVTMLDGACLVVEVDRNRIQRRLDTKYLDVMTDNLDEALEMVLKAKEEGKPLSVGLVGNAADVHPELVRRGIIPDVVTDQTSAHDPLNGYVPNGMTLEEAFALRKSNPEEYIKRAKKAMAEHVSAMLEMQKRGAIAFDYGNNIRRMAYDEGVKEAFNIQGYVPEYIRDLFSEGKGPFRWIALSGDPEDIYKTDEKVLELFPEDKLLERWIRLAREKIKFQGLPARICWLGYGQRAEFGLAINEMVRKGELKAPIVIGRDHHDTGSVASPYRETEAMKDGSDAIADWPILNALLNTASGATWVSVHHGGGVGIGYSIHAGVVVCADGTKESDLRIERVLTSDPGSGVMRHADAGYEIAIRTAKEKGIKMPMLK from the coding sequence ATGTCAAGAGTTATAAGAGCGCCAAGGGGGACCACATTACATTGCAAGAATTGGCAAATAGAGGCGCCTTACAGGACTTTGATGAACAATCTAGATCCGGAGGTAGCAGAGGACCCGGCGAATTTGATAGTGTATGGAGGAGCAGGAAAAGCTGCAAGGAATTGGGAAGCTTTTGATAAAATAATAGAGAGCTTAGAAAATTTGGAGGAAGATGAGACACTTCTCATACAATCTGGGAAACCTGTAGGAATTTTTAAAACTCATACAATGGCACCAAGAGTGCTCATATCCAATGCAATGTTAGTACCTGCATGGGCTAATTGGGAAAATTTCTGGGACCTTGAGGCAAAAGGGCTTACCATGTATGGGCAAATGACAGCAGGAAGTTGGATATATATAGGAACACAAGGGATTATAGAAGGAACTTTTGAGACTTTTGCAGCTCTTGCTAAAAAACATTTTGATGGAACATTGAAGGGAAAGTTTGTACTTACAGCCGGACTTGGAGGTATGAGCGGAGCGCAGCCTTTAGCAGTTACCATGTTGGATGGCGCATGCCTTGTAGTAGAAGTGGACAGAAATAGAATACAGAGAAGATTAGATACTAAATACCTTGATGTAATGACAGACAATCTTGACGAAGCTTTAGAAATGGTTTTGAAAGCGAAAGAAGAAGGAAAGCCTTTGTCAGTTGGACTTGTCGGAAATGCCGCAGATGTTCATCCTGAGCTTGTAAGGAGAGGAATAATTCCAGACGTTGTAACAGACCAGACATCAGCCCATGACCCATTAAACGGATATGTGCCAAATGGAATGACACTAGAAGAGGCATTTGCTCTTAGAAAATCAAATCCGGAGGAATATATAAAGAGAGCTAAAAAAGCTATGGCAGAGCATGTTTCAGCAATGCTTGAGATGCAAAAAAGAGGAGCAATAGCTTTTGATTACGGCAATAACATAAGGAGAATGGCTTATGATGAAGGGGTAAAAGAGGCTTTTAATATCCAAGGTTATGTTCCTGAGTATATAAGAGATTTATTCTCTGAAGGGAAGGGACCTTTCCGCTGGATTGCATTATCAGGAGACCCTGAGGATATTTACAAGACTGACGAAAAAGTTTTAGAACTTTTCCCTGAAGATAAACTGCTTGAAAGATGGATTAGGTTAGCGAGAGAAAAGATTAAATTCCAAGGATTGCCTGCGAGGATTTGTTGGTTAGGATATGGCCAAAGGGCGGAATTTGGACTTGCAATAAATGAAATGGTGAGAAAAGGCGAACTGAAAGCTCCTATTGTAATAGGTCGTGACCACCATGATACAGGTTCTGTTGCATCCCCTTACAGAGAAACGGAGGCAATGAAAGATGGCAGTGATGCTATCGCAGATTGGCCAATACTTAACGCCTTGTTAAATACTGCTTCAGGAGCTACATGGGTATCAGTACATCACGGCGGTGGAGTTGGAATAGGATATTCAATACACGCAGGAGTAGTGGTGTGTGCCGATGGAACAAAAGAGTCTGACTTGAGAATAGAGCGGGTTTTGACCTCTGACCCTGGTTCTGGTGTTATGAGACATGCAGATGCTGGATATGAAATTGCAATAAGAACTGCGAAAGAAAAAGGAATAAAAATGCCTATGCTAAAATAA
- the hutI gene encoding imidazolonepropionase: MEADLLIYNIKKIYTPLGNCPQCGSDVENIEEIEDAYIAIKDGKILAAGKSPAAISAKEKIDAKGMIAIPGFVDPHTHLIHYGSRENEVALKLKGYCYVDILKQGGGILSTVNATRNASDDQLIEKAMKSLDIMLSHGTTTVEVKSGYGLSTEEEIRLLRLMNKLNSISLVDIVPTFLGAHSIPTEFKENSWGYVDKIINEMIPKVKEENLAEFCDVFCEDGAFDYEQSKKILEEAKKYGMKLKIHADELTQSGGGELAGILGAVSADHLEEVSEKGIELMKKAGTVGVLLPGVSYFLDRPYANARKLIEKGLAVALGTDYNPGTSPTENLQLIMSFAYIKMKMSAKEILTAVTLNAACAIDRGNEIGTIEKGKKADILLIDVPNLDYVMYHFGINHVNTVIKSKGDKAVVIGVR; encoded by the coding sequence ATGGAGGCAGATTTGTTAATATACAACATTAAGAAAATTTATACACCTCTTGGCAATTGCCCACAATGTGGAAGTGACGTGGAAAATATAGAAGAAATTGAAGATGCTTATATTGCAATAAAAGATGGAAAAATTTTAGCGGCAGGAAAATCACCTGCCGCAATTTCTGCAAAAGAAAAAATTGACGCAAAAGGCATGATTGCAATTCCTGGATTTGTAGACCCTCATACTCATCTTATACATTATGGCTCAAGAGAAAATGAAGTGGCACTTAAATTAAAAGGGTATTGTTATGTAGACATATTAAAGCAAGGTGGAGGAATACTTTCTACTGTTAATGCAACCAGAAATGCTTCTGATGACCAATTGATAGAAAAAGCTATGAAAAGCCTTGATATAATGCTATCTCATGGCACTACTACTGTAGAAGTAAAAAGTGGATATGGACTTAGCACAGAAGAAGAGATAAGGCTTTTAAGACTTATGAATAAGCTTAATTCAATCTCTCTTGTGGATATTGTTCCTACTTTTTTAGGGGCTCATTCAATACCCACGGAGTTTAAGGAGAATTCTTGGGGATATGTTGATAAAATTATAAATGAAATGATTCCCAAAGTAAAAGAGGAAAATCTTGCAGAGTTTTGTGATGTTTTTTGCGAAGATGGAGCTTTTGACTATGAACAGTCTAAAAAGATATTAGAAGAGGCTAAAAAGTATGGAATGAAACTTAAAATTCACGCTGATGAGTTGACACAAAGTGGTGGAGGAGAATTGGCGGGAATATTAGGTGCTGTAAGCGCAGACCATCTTGAAGAGGTATCTGAAAAAGGAATTGAACTTATGAAAAAAGCAGGTACTGTAGGGGTACTTCTTCCTGGAGTTTCTTATTTTTTAGATAGACCTTATGCCAATGCAAGAAAATTAATTGAAAAAGGTCTTGCTGTGGCTCTTGGTACGGATTACAACCCGGGGACAAGTCCTACAGAAAATTTACAACTTATAATGTCTTTTGCGTATATAAAAATGAAAATGTCTGCCAAAGAGATTTTAACTGCTGTAACTTTAAATGCAGCTTGTGCTATTGATAGGGGAAATGAAATAGGCACAATAGAAAAGGGTAAAAAGGCAGACATACTCTTAATTGACGTACCAAACCTTGACTATGTGATGTACCACTTTGGAATAAATCATGTAAACACAGTTATAAAGTCAAAAGGAGATAAGGCGGTTGTAATTGGGGTAAGGTAA